In Polynucleobacter arcticus, the following proteins share a genomic window:
- a CDS encoding transporter, whose translation MAKNLRPINKVLNRLKRSSRSVNRASIVVSLFLGLLVQSISPSYAQEIEARTYSNAPIGINFLSAGVVQAKTNNYSLTSEVMSLTHIFDAGGQSGKITLVLPYARFNGSKNVNGRSVNASTEGLSDPVIKAAVNLYGAPALSLDQFKSYQQDLIVGVSLAASVPWGKYDDNQLINVGANRWFVQPGLGVSKALGPWRLELAGAGIFYTSNTDFMDGNSLSQNPVYSTQTHAIYYFQNTAWISMDATYFTGGQSYLNGKPISNSQENWRFGSTMSYPVNKRNSIRLSASTGVYSRTNNSYDLYGISWQYRFGGGL comes from the coding sequence TTGGCAAAAAATCTCCGCCCAATAAATAAAGTGTTAAATCGCCTCAAGCGATCGTCGCGTTCTGTCAATAGAGCCTCAATAGTCGTTAGCCTATTTCTTGGATTGCTAGTCCAGTCGATATCGCCTTCGTATGCCCAAGAAATCGAGGCACGTACCTATTCCAATGCGCCAATCGGCATTAACTTTCTGAGTGCCGGAGTAGTACAAGCAAAAACAAACAACTACAGCTTAACTAGTGAAGTGATGAGTCTGACGCACATCTTTGATGCCGGCGGTCAATCCGGCAAGATTACTCTGGTTCTTCCATACGCTCGATTCAATGGCTCAAAGAATGTGAATGGGAGAAGTGTGAATGCCAGTACCGAAGGCTTGTCTGACCCGGTGATTAAGGCCGCGGTTAATCTTTACGGCGCTCCTGCATTATCACTTGACCAATTTAAGAGCTATCAACAAGACCTCATTGTCGGTGTCAGTCTGGCCGCATCAGTACCTTGGGGAAAATATGATGACAATCAGCTCATTAATGTGGGTGCAAATCGATGGTTTGTACAGCCGGGACTTGGGGTATCCAAGGCTTTAGGTCCATGGAGATTGGAGTTGGCTGGTGCGGGGATTTTTTATACCAGTAACACTGACTTTATGGATGGCAACTCTTTATCTCAAAACCCGGTCTACTCAACACAGACTCATGCAATTTATTATTTTCAAAATACGGCATGGATCTCAATGGATGCGACGTACTTCACTGGCGGGCAGTCTTACTTAAACGGCAAGCCCATTAGTAATAGTCAAGAAAACTGGCGCTTTGGCAGCACAATGTCTTACCCTGTCAATAAGCGTAACTCGATTAGGTTATCGGCCAGTACTGGTGTGTACTCACGAACCAATAATAGCTACGACTTATATGGTATTTCTTGGCAATATCGCTTTGGCGGCGGTCTGTAA